From the genome of bacterium:
CGCCCACCGGCCATGGAGCGGAATGGAAGCTCCGGGCACACGAAAGATTGAAAAAGAGGCTCGGTTCGGACGAGTTCGCGTCCCCCGCTGGCTTTGCTTCTTTCGCCTAAACGAAAGAAGATAAAAATGTTAAAACTTGCTTTCTGAAAATAGAGTTGACATTCGGTACTCAGGTTGACCACAGGAGCTTTGGATGTCCGAGAATTTCATGCAGGAGCTGTTCGCCGAGCGGATCGGCGGGGTGAATTTCGGCAAGTCCAACCAAATCTACAAGTTCGAAAAGATAAAGCGTGCCAAGCGCGCCGCGATGCAGGAGCACCCGGAGGTGGAGCTGATCGACCTGGGCGTGGGCGAGCCGGATGACATGGCCCCGGCGCTCATCGTGAACACGTTGATCGAGGAGGCCCGCAAGCCGGGCAACCGCGGCTACACTGACAACGGCATCGCCGAGTTCCGTCAGGCGGCCGCGCGCTACATGGAGCGCGTGTTCGGCGTGCCGGGCCTCGACCCCGAGACCCAGATCAACCACTCCATCGGCAGCAAGAGCGCCCTGGCCCTGTTGCCCAGCGCCCTGGTCAACCCCGGCGACACGGTCCTGATGACCGTGCCCGGCTACCCGGTGTTCGGCACGCACAGCGCCTGGTATGGCGCCAACGTGGTGAATCTGCCCCTGAGGGAGGAAAACGGCTTCCGGCCCGACCTGAACGGTCTTGCGCCGGAAGTGTTGAAAAAAGCCAAGGTGCTGGTGATCAACTACCCGAACAACCCCACCGGCCGCAACGCGGATGAGGCATTCTACGCCCAGGTGGTGGAGTTCGCGCACAAGCACCGGATCGCCGTGGTGCAGGATGCCGCCTACGCGGCCCTGGTCTACGGGCGCAAGCCGCTGTCGTTCCTGTCCGTTCCCGGCGCGTTGGAGGTGGGGATCGAGCTGCACTCCCTGTCCAAGAGCTTCAACATGACCGGCTGGCGGATCGGGTTTGTCGCCGGCAACGCGGGCCTGGTCAAGGCGTTCGCCGAGGTCAAGGACCACTCGGACAGCGGCCAGTTCGCCGCGATCCAGAAAGCCGCCGCAGTGGGCCTCGACCACCCCGAGATCACGGAGCAGATCTGCGCCAAGTACGAGCGCAAGCTGCGCCTTCTGTGCGAGGTGTTCGGCTCGTTCGGGTTCAGCCCGCGCCTGCCCGAGGGGACTTTCTACCTCTACATGAAAGCCCCGCGCGGCATCCAGGGCGGACCGGAGTTCGACAGCGCCGAGGCCTGCTCGCAGTACCTGATCCGCCAGCACCTGATCTCCAGCGTGCCCGAGGACGCGGTCGGCCCGTACCTGCGGCTGAGCGCCACTTTCGTGGCCCCCGGCGAGGAGCGGGAGAAACAGATCGCCGAGGAGATCAAAAAGCGCCTGGGCGGCCTGAAATTCCAGTTCTGATCGATACGATAAAAGACTGCGGCGCATTGCCGCGCACAAGATATCATCACTCCCTCATCTCAGGAGGACCCCATGTTCGAGGGATCGACTGTAGCCCTGGTGACCCCCTACCGTAACGGCAAGGTGGACGAGAAGGCCCTGGGCGAGCTGGTGGAATTCCATATCTCCAAGGGTACGGATGCGCTTCTGCCCTGCGGCTGCACGGGCGAGGCGGCCACCCTGACCCACGCCGAGCAGACCCACGCGGTCCGGATCGTGGTCGAGGCGACCCGCGGCCGTGTGCCGGTGATGGCCGGTTCGGGCAGCAACTCCACCGCCGAGGCCGTGGAGCTGACCCGCGAGGTCAAGAAAGCCGGCGCGGATGCCGCCCTGCTGATCAGTCCCTACTACAACAAGCCCACGCAGGAGGGCATCTACCAGCATTACAAAGCCGTGGCCGAGCAGGTGGACATCCCCATTGTGCTGTACAACGTGCCCTCGCGCACCGGCAAAAGCATCGAGCCCGAGACCGTGGCGCGCCTGAGCGCGATCAGGAACATCGTGGCGATCAAGGAGGCCTCGGGCAGCGTGGACCAGTCGAGCCAGATCGCCCTGCTCTGCGATATCACGATCCTGTCGGGGGATGATTCGCTCACCCTGCCCCTGATGTCGATCGGGGCCAAGGGTATCGTGTCGGTGGCGGCCAACGTGCTGCCCGACCGGGTGGCCGCCCTGTGCAAGGCCTGGCTGAGCGGCAAGCCCGAGGAAGCCAGGAAAATCCATTTCGAGCTGATGCCGATGTTCAAGGCCCTGTTCATCGAGACTAACCCGATCCCGGTCAAGACAGTCCTGGCCGAGATGGGACTGATCGCCGAGGAGTTCCGCCTTCCGCTCTGCCCGATCTCCGAGGCCGCCCGTCCCAAGCTGCTCAAGGTGGCGCGCGACTACAAGCTGATCTGACAAGGCCTCTGGAACAAGACGGCCTTCAACCGGTATCGAACAAGAGTGGAAGGGACTGTGCAATGCTGAAGATTTGTCTGGTGGGCGCGGCCGGGCGCATGGGGCGGCGGATCACCGCGGCCGTGGCCGCAAGCGGTGACACCCGCCTTGTAGCCGCGATCGAGGCCCCGGGAAACCCCTCCGCAGGTCAGGATATCGGCGCGCTGTCCGAGGGCGCTCCCCTGGGTGTGGCGGTGAGCGCAGACTTGACCGCCGGAGTGCGCGCGGCGGATGTGGTGATCGATTTCTCCCTGCCCGTGTCGCTGGAAAAGACCGTGGCCGCCTGCCGCGAGGCCGGTAAGCCCCTGGTCACCGGGATCACCGGCCTCAAGCCTGCGGAGGTGGATTGGCTGCGCCAGGCTTCAACCGTGATCCCGCTGGTCTACGCACCCAACATGAGCGTGGGCGTGAACGTGATGTTCAAGGTGGCGGCCGAGGTGGCGAAATTGCTGGGCGACAGCTTCGATGTGGAGATCGTGGAAACGCACCACCGCTTCAAGAAAGACGCTCCCAGCGGCACGGCCAAACGTCTGGCCGAGGTGATCGCCGAGGCCCTGGGCCGCGATCTTGGCAAGGTGGGCTGCTACGGCCGTGAGGGTATCACCGGCGAGCGCCCGGGTGACCAGATCGCCATCCACGCCGTGCGCTCAGGCGACGTGGTCGGCGAGCACACGGTGGTGTTCGGCGCTCTGGGTGAAAGGTTCGAGATCACCCACAAGGCGCACAGCCGCGACATGTTCGCCCGCGGCGCGGTGCTGGCCGCGCGGTTCGTGTCCGCGGCGGCCCCCGGCCTCTACGACATGCAGGATGTCCTCGGGCTCAAGGCTTGAGCCACGGGGTTGCAGTGAGGCAGTATTCGTGAAAATCACAGCGGACAGAGGTTCAACAGGAGGCGCTATGTCCTTGTCCAAATGCGTGCAGCGAATCGAGGAATCCATCACGTTGGCGATCACGGCCAAGGCCTCGGCCATGAAAGCCGAGGGCCACGATGTGGTCGGGCTTTCGGCCGGCGAGCCGGATTTCGACACCCCGGAGAATATCAAGCAGGCCGCGATCAAGGCGATCAACGCCGGCATGACCAAATACACTCCCAGTTCGGGCACCCCGGCCCTGCGCAAGGCCATTGTCGAGAAGTTCAAGAAAGACAACGGCCTGGAGTACAAGCCGGCCGAGGTGATGGTCAACTGCGGGGCCAAGCACAGCGTGTTCCTGGCCGTGATGGCCCTGGTCGACCCGGGCGATGAGGTGCTGATCCCCACGCCCTACTGGGTGAGCTACCCCGAGATGGTCAAGTGCGCGGGCGGCGCCCCGGTGGTGATCGAGACCAGCGCCGCCGAGGAGTTGAAGCTCACCCCGGCCAAGCTGGCCAAAGCGATCACCCCGAAGACCAAGGCGCTGATACTCAACAGCCCGTCCAACCCCAGCGGCATGGTCTACACCCGCGCCGAGCTTCAGGCCCTGGTGCCGGTGCTCAAGGCCCATCCGCAGGTCTGGGTGATCAGCGACGAGATCTATGAGAAACTTCTTTACGACGGGGCCGAGCACGTATCAATCGCCAGCCTGGACGCCGACATCTTCAAGCGCACGATCACGATCAACGGCGTGTCCAAGAGCTACAGCATGACCGGCTGGCGTATCGGCTACGCCGCGGGTCCGCTGACGATAATCAAAGGTATGGGGAACCTTCAGAGCCAGGAGACCTCTAACCCCACCTCCATCTCGCAGGCCGCCACCCTGGAGGCCCTGACCGGCCCCCAGGACAGCGTGGCCAAGATGGTGGTGGCGTTCGACGAGCGCCGCAAGTACATGGTCGGCCGCCTGAACGCCATTCCGGGTGTCAAGTGCTCCACCCCCAAGGGCGCCTTTTACGTGTTCCCGGATTTCTCCTCCTACTATGGGAAGAAATTCAACGGGAAAGTGATCTCCGGCAGCGTGGAGCTGTGCAATTTCCTGCTCGAGGAAATGAAAGTGGCGGCCGTGCCGGGCGGCGGTTTCGGTGCGGATAAGCATTTGCGGTTCAGCTATGCCTGCTCCATGGAGACGATCAAGAAAGCGCTGGACCGGATCGAGGAAGGCCTGAAGAAGCTGAGCTGAAGAGAATGAACAGGCTCTATCCCTGGTAGGTAACTGTAGGGGCGGGTTTTAAACCCGCCCCTACGTTTTTTAAGAGAGCGTATTGCTGTAGGGGCAGGCCCCCGTGCCTGCCCTGTTCTTGCGGGCGGCCACAGGGGGCCGCCCCTACATGCTATGGCTTTCTTGAGTTTATTCGTAAGGGCAATTCATGAATGCGCCTGCACTGCATTGACGCGGGCATTAAAAAAGGGGCGGCCATCTCTGGCCGCCCCTTCTGATTTCCCACTGTGTAACGGAGCCTATTTCTTCTTCGGAGCGTTGACTATCGTGAACTCGTTGGTCCGGGTGATGGTCTTGCCCGAAACGGCATCCGTGACCAGGATGGTCAGGTTGTAAGTCCCGGCCGGCGAGTCGCTGATGTCGATGGAGACATACTCGGCCTCGACTATGCTCTCCGGGTCGCCCTCTTTGTCGAAGGTCAGGGTGATCTTGCCCTTGTCCTCTTTCTTGCCCACCATCCCGCCGAAAGAGGCCACGATCTTGGAGGCGATGTTGCGGTCCAGCTTGTCGGCCTCGATCGTGAAATCAACCTTGTAGTGCTTCTTGCCGTCTGTGCCCTTGGTCAGGTTGTAGATTTCGTAGTAGACAAAGGCCGGCTGGTTGCCCAGGAACGAGCGCGACGGCAGGGGCATCACATCCAGCCGCCCGCGGGTGAACTTGCCCGGACGGGCGCCCTCGTGCTGGTTGACACTGGAGGCCATCACCACCTGGCTCACGTTGAAATCATCCGGCTTGTAGTGGGTCACCTCCAGCTCGCCCTTGTAGATGCCCAGGTGGTTGGAGCCCAGGTCGCGCACGCTGACCGAGTAGTGGTACTGGCCCGGAGGCAGGTTCAGGGTCTGCTTGTCCACCAGCAGAAGGCCCTTGTTGTTGCGGTCCGGCTCCTGCTTGAGCTGGTAGCTGCGCTGGTTGTAGACCCGCTTGACCTCGTTCCACTCCTGGTCGAACACCGCGAACGTGCTCTCGTAGTTGACCCGCACGCCCAGGATATCGCGCTTGAAATCCAGGGCCGCGATGGGCAGGCCGTAGAAAATGTTCACGTTGCTGTTGGCGTTCATCGCCATGAAATCGGCTGTGTAGTAATAGTAATCCAGCGGCTGGGCGCCCATGTCCGGCTTGTAGGTCTCGGTGTTTTCACCCACGGTCAGGGCGGGCATCACCAGCTTGTTCTCCTCCATTGCGTAATTCGTTTCCAGTTCACGCATCACGTACTCGGGGTCGTTGAAATCGGCCCGCTCCGTGGCCATCTGGAAATACAGCGGGGCGATTTCGGCCCGGTTGAGCAGCAGCTCGCGGAAATTGGAATTCAGCCCGGCCGCGCTCACCAGGCTGCTCTGGTCCGGGTTGTCCGGGTTGGGCTTGGTGGTGTAGTCCTCGGCGTAGGAGGAGCCGACCACGGCATCCGCCAGCCGCGGCACGATCAGGAACGAGCCGGTGCGCTTGACGAAATGGAAGATGAAATCCTCGGGCTTGCGGCGGTAGAGCCAGCTCTCGCTGTCGCGTATGCCGAAGTTGCCGTACAGGACCGCTTTCTGGTCCGGCTCGCCGTGCTTTATATAGATACGGCCGCGGTCATCGTAGCCCTTGGTCTGGCGGATGTAAAAATTCTGCTTGGAATAGTTCAGGCGGCGATAGTGCTCCACCAGACGCTCATTGTACTCGGTGGTGGGCGACGGGTCGCGGCTCTTCCAGAACTTGCGCAGGAAAGCCTTTTTCTGGTCCACTGTCCGGCAGTGCTCGTACTCGCTCTTCTCTTTGTCCAGAATGATGTCGATGTTGTCGCGGTAGATTTCGCGCGCCGATATTTCGTTCAGGTCATCCATGGCCTGGAAATAGTAGACGCTGGCGATGCGGTTGTCCCCCAGCACGAAAAAAGCCCGGGCCATCAGCAGCTTCATCAGCGAGGTCAGGTTCTCGGGGCCCTCGCTCGAAAGGTCGGCCAGGATCGACTCGGCCATCTCGCGGTTGTAGATATCGAAAAAGCCCAGCCCCAGGGTGTAGATCGACTCACTCTGATCCGGGCTGGCCTCCAGCAGGCGCTGGAACAGGTCCATCGCGCGGCGGCTCTGGCCGGTCTGGATGAACAGCTTGCCCAGGTGCTCGCTGGCATCGTGTTCCTTGTGTTTCACGGTAACGATGTTCTCGAGCAGGTTGATGGCTGTGTTAAACTTCTGCGGGTCGTTCTCTTTGAGGATGTCATCCGTGGGTTCCCAGTTGGCCGAGATGTAGGCGCTCTCGTTCACCGGACATTTGTCCCAGGAGCCGAAAGGCTGATGGTAGCCTGCCTGCGCCGCCTTGACGAAATATTCACCGGCCACCGGACGGTTGTCGCGCTTGGGATCCTCACCCAACAGC
Proteins encoded in this window:
- a CDS encoding LL-diaminopimelate aminotransferase, with the translated sequence MSENFMQELFAERIGGVNFGKSNQIYKFEKIKRAKRAAMQEHPEVELIDLGVGEPDDMAPALIVNTLIEEARKPGNRGYTDNGIAEFRQAAARYMERVFGVPGLDPETQINHSIGSKSALALLPSALVNPGDTVLMTVPGYPVFGTHSAWYGANVVNLPLREENGFRPDLNGLAPEVLKKAKVLVINYPNNPTGRNADEAFYAQVVEFAHKHRIAVVQDAAYAALVYGRKPLSFLSVPGALEVGIELHSLSKSFNMTGWRIGFVAGNAGLVKAFAEVKDHSDSGQFAAIQKAAAVGLDHPEITEQICAKYERKLRLLCEVFGSFGFSPRLPEGTFYLYMKAPRGIQGGPEFDSAEACSQYLIRQHLISSVPEDAVGPYLRLSATFVAPGEEREKQIAEEIKKRLGGLKFQF
- the dapA gene encoding 4-hydroxy-tetrahydrodipicolinate synthase; this encodes MFEGSTVALVTPYRNGKVDEKALGELVEFHISKGTDALLPCGCTGEAATLTHAEQTHAVRIVVEATRGRVPVMAGSGSNSTAEAVELTREVKKAGADAALLISPYYNKPTQEGIYQHYKAVAEQVDIPIVLYNVPSRTGKSIEPETVARLSAIRNIVAIKEASGSVDQSSQIALLCDITILSGDDSLTLPLMSIGAKGIVSVAANVLPDRVAALCKAWLSGKPEEARKIHFELMPMFKALFIETNPIPVKTVLAEMGLIAEEFRLPLCPISEAARPKLLKVARDYKLI
- the dapB gene encoding 4-hydroxy-tetrahydrodipicolinate reductase, with the protein product MLKICLVGAAGRMGRRITAAVAASGDTRLVAAIEAPGNPSAGQDIGALSEGAPLGVAVSADLTAGVRAADVVIDFSLPVSLEKTVAACREAGKPLVTGITGLKPAEVDWLRQASTVIPLVYAPNMSVGVNVMFKVAAEVAKLLGDSFDVEIVETHHRFKKDAPSGTAKRLAEVIAEALGRDLGKVGCYGREGITGERPGDQIAIHAVRSGDVVGEHTVVFGALGERFEITHKAHSRDMFARGAVLAARFVSAAAPGLYDMQDVLGLKA
- a CDS encoding pyridoxal phosphate-dependent aminotransferase — translated: MSLSKCVQRIEESITLAITAKASAMKAEGHDVVGLSAGEPDFDTPENIKQAAIKAINAGMTKYTPSSGTPALRKAIVEKFKKDNGLEYKPAEVMVNCGAKHSVFLAVMALVDPGDEVLIPTPYWVSYPEMVKCAGGAPVVIETSAAEELKLTPAKLAKAITPKTKALILNSPSNPSGMVYTRAELQALVPVLKAHPQVWVISDEIYEKLLYDGAEHVSIASLDADIFKRTITINGVSKSYSMTGWRIGYAAGPLTIIKGMGNLQSQETSNPTSISQAATLEALTGPQDSVAKMVVAFDERRKYMVGRLNAIPGVKCSTPKGAFYVFPDFSSYYGKKFNGKVISGSVELCNFLLEEMKVAAVPGGGFGADKHLRFSYACSMETIKKALDRIEEGLKKLS
- a CDS encoding GWxTD domain-containing protein encodes the protein MAEGILAKEPQNGPANFLVGLALLGEDPKRDNRPVAGEYFVKAAQAGYHQPFGSWDKCPVNESAYISANWEPTDDILKENDPQKFNTAINLLENIVTVKHKEHDASEHLGKLFIQTGQSRRAMDLFQRLLEASPDQSESIYTLGLGFFDIYNREMAESILADLSSEGPENLTSLMKLLMARAFFVLGDNRIASVYYFQAMDDLNEISAREIYRDNIDIILDKEKSEYEHCRTVDQKKAFLRKFWKSRDPSPTTEYNERLVEHYRRLNYSKQNFYIRQTKGYDDRGRIYIKHGEPDQKAVLYGNFGIRDSESWLYRRKPEDFIFHFVKRTGSFLIVPRLADAVVGSSYAEDYTTKPNPDNPDQSSLVSAAGLNSNFRELLLNRAEIAPLYFQMATERADFNDPEYVMRELETNYAMEENKLVMPALTVGENTETYKPDMGAQPLDYYYYTADFMAMNANSNVNIFYGLPIAALDFKRDILGVRVNYESTFAVFDQEWNEVKRVYNQRSYQLKQEPDRNNKGLLLVDKQTLNLPPGQYHYSVSVRDLGSNHLGIYKGELEVTHYKPDDFNVSQVVMASSVNQHEGARPGKFTRGRLDVMPLPSRSFLGNQPAFVYYEIYNLTKGTDGKKHYKVDFTIEADKLDRNIASKIVASFGGMVGKKEDKGKITLTFDKEGDPESIVEAEYVSIDISDSPAGTYNLTILVTDAVSGKTITRTNEFTIVNAPKKK